One window of the Eriocheir sinensis breed Jianghai 21 chromosome 59, ASM2467909v1, whole genome shotgun sequence genome contains the following:
- the LOC126985539 gene encoding uncharacterized protein LOC126985539 isoform X48 — MAIFLHIYYLSIFTFAGASPAKVKLTLQLRGGCWRTSSRKVAVFTFQEASGHVSSHALLDLEYLFRCSSKPGAGAMQIKICVVLRCGGKRVARADLEEFLGQLTRGGRLDSFFLYIHEEKVALLQANQPITDPGTEWLFEGESRRTHTMVKAATHEENDDTNELEDCTDEHYEEWKAYLEKVFSVEDDGDADEVTSELREASDAGKGADEVISELREASDAGKGADEVISELREASDAGKGADEVTSELREASDAGKGADEVTSELREASDAGKGADEVISELREASDAGKGADEVISELREASDAGKEAAREATSPDQEVPHPGESSAPETVSATPATASHAYRSLAVPHRFISRLAGPEDRHLDDLRRGYGVQITRIKRTLHVKGHKDSVLKCHNFIRAKIAEWRRCEAAEAH; from the exons ATGGCAATTTTCCTCCACatatattatctatctatcttcacctTCGCCGGGGCAAGCCCCGCGAAGGTGAAGCTCACCCTCCAGCTTCGGGGAGGGTGCTGGCGAACCTCCTCACGGAAGGTGGCCGTCTTCACCTTCCAGGAGGCGTCTGGCCACGTCTCTTCCCATGCCCTgctggacctggagtacctcttcaggtgcagcAGCAAGCCAGGTGCCGGCGCTATGCAGATCAAAATCTGCGTGGTGCTGCGCTGCGGCGGGAAACGCGTGGCCCGCGCTGACCTGGAAGAGTTTCTCGGCCAGCTGACGCGGGGTGGCCGCCTCGACTCTTTCTTCCTGTACATACACGAAGAAAAAGTCGCCCTCCTGCAGGCCAATCAGCCAATTACGGACCCAGGTACGGAATGGCTTTTTGAGGGAGAGTcacgacgcacacacacaatggTGAAGGCTGCGACtcatgaagaaaatgatgatactAACGAACTGGAAGACTGTACTGACGAACACTACGAAGAATGGAAGGCTTACCTCGAGAAGGTATTCTCCgttgaggatgatggtgatgcagacgaggtgacctccgagttgcgggaagcctccgatgctggaaagggagcagacgag gtgatctccgagttgcgggaagcctccgatgctggaaagggagcagacgag GTGatctccgagttgcgggaagcctccgatgctggaaagggagcagacgaggtgacctccgagttgcgggaagcctccgatgctggaaagggagcagacgaggtgacctccgagttgcgggaagcctccgatgctggaaagggagcagacgaggtgatctccgagttgcgggaagcctccgatgctggaaagggagcagacgaggtgatctccgagttgcgggaagcctccgatgcagggaagGAAGCAGCACGCGAGGCGACGTCCCCAGACCAGGAAGTTCCTCATCCAGGCGAGTCCTCTGCACCAGAGACAGTctctgccacccccgccactgcctctcaCGCTTACCGCAGCCTGGCTGTGCCTCATAGATTCATCAGCCGCCTTGCAGGCCCCGAGGACCGCCACCTCGATGATCTGCGGCGGGGCTATGGGGTACAAATCACGCGGATTAAGCGAACCCTTCATGTGAAGGGCCACAAAGACTCAGTTCTGAAGTGCCATAACTTCATTCGTGCCAAAATAGCTGAGTGGCGGAGGTGCGAGGCCGCTGAGGCTCATTAA
- the LOC126985539 gene encoding BICD family-like cargo adapter 2 isoform X37: MAIFLHIYYLSIFTFAGASPAKVKLTLQLRGGCWRTSSRKVAVFTFQEASGHVSSHALLDLEYLFRCSSKPGAGAMQIKICVVLRCGGKRVARADLEEFLGQLTRGGRLDSFFLYIHEEKVALLQANQPITDPGTEWLFEGESRRTHTMVKAATHEENDDTNELEDCTDEHYEEWKAYLEKVFSVEDDGDADEVTSELREASDAGKGADEVTSELREASDAGKGADEVISELREASDAGKGADEVISELREASDAGKGAEEVTSELREASDAGKGADEVTSELREASDAGKGADEVTSELREASDAGKGADEVISELREASDAGKGADEVISELREASDAGKGADEVTSELREASDAGKGADEVISELREASDAGKEAAREATSPDQEVPHPGESSAPETVSATPATASHAYRSLAVPHRFISRLAGPEDRHLDDLRRGYGVQITRIKRTLHVKGHKDSVLKCHNFIRAKIAEWRRCEAAEAH; encoded by the exons ATGGCAATTTTCCTCCACatatattatctatctatcttcacctTCGCCGGGGCAAGCCCCGCGAAGGTGAAGCTCACCCTCCAGCTTCGGGGAGGGTGCTGGCGAACCTCCTCACGGAAGGTGGCCGTCTTCACCTTCCAGGAGGCGTCTGGCCACGTCTCTTCCCATGCCCTgctggacctggagtacctcttcaggtgcagcAGCAAGCCAGGTGCCGGCGCTATGCAGATCAAAATCTGCGTGGTGCTGCGCTGCGGCGGGAAACGCGTGGCCCGCGCTGACCTGGAAGAGTTTCTCGGCCAGCTGACGCGGGGTGGCCGCCTCGACTCTTTCTTCCTGTACATACACGAAGAAAAAGTCGCCCTCCTGCAGGCCAATCAGCCAATTACGGACCCAGGTACGGAATGGCTTTTTGAGGGAGAGTcacgacgcacacacacaatggTGAAGGCTGCGACtcatgaagaaaatgatgatactAACGAACTGGAAGACTGTACTGACGAACACTACGAAGAATGGAAGGCTTACCTCGAGAAGGTATTCTCCgttgaggatgatggtgatgcagacgaggtgacctccgagttgcgggaagcctccgatgctggaaagggagcagacgaggtgacctccgagttgcgggaagcctccgatgctggaaagggagcagacgag GTGatctccgagttgcgggaagcctccgatgctggaaagggagcagacgaggtgatctccgagttgcgggaagcctccgatgctggaAAGGGAGCAgaagaggtgacctccgagttgcgggaagcctccgatgctggaaagggagcagacgaggtgacctccgagttgcgggaagcctccgatgctggaaagggagcagacgaggtgacctccgagttgcgggaagcctccgatgctggaaagggagcagacgag GTGatctccgagttgcgggaagcctccgatgctggaaagggagcagacgag GTGatctccgagttgcgggaagcctccgatgctggaaagggagcagacgaggtgacctccgagttgcgggaagcctccgatgctggaaagggagcagacgag gtgatctccgagttgcgggaagcctccgatgcagggaagGAAGCAGCACGCGAGGCGACGTCCCCAGACCAGGAAGTTCCTCATCCAGGCGAGTCCTCTGCACCAGAGACAGTctctgccacccccgccactgcctctcaCGCTTACCGCAGCCTGGCTGTGCCTCATAGATTCATCAGCCGCCTTGCAGGCCCCGAGGACCGCCACCTCGATGATCTGCGGCGGGGCTATGGGGTACAAATCACGCGGATTAAGCGAACCCTTCATGTGAAGGGCCACAAAGACTCAGTTCTGAAGTGCCATAACTTCATTCGTGCCAAAATAGCTGAGTGGCGGAGGTGCGAGGCCGCTGAGGCTCATTAA
- the LOC126985539 gene encoding uncharacterized protein LOC126985539 isoform X45 — MAIFLHIYYLSIFTFAGASPAKVKLTLQLRGGCWRTSSRKVAVFTFQEASGHVSSHALLDLEYLFRCSSKPGAGAMQIKICVVLRCGGKRVARADLEEFLGQLTRGGRLDSFFLYIHEEKVALLQANQPITDPGTEWLFEGESRRTHTMVKAATHEENDDTNELEDCTDEHYEEWKAYLEKVFSVEDDGDADEVTSELREASDAGKGADEVTSELREASDAGKGADEVISELREASDAGKGADEVISELREASDAGKGADEVTSELREASDAGKGADEVTSELREASDAGKGADEVISELREASDAGKGADEVISELREASDAGKEAAREATSPDQEVPHPGESSAPETVSATPATASHAYRSLAVPHRFISRLAGPEDRHLDDLRRGYGVQITRIKRTLHVKGHKDSVLKCHNFIRAKIAEWRRCEAAEAH, encoded by the exons ATGGCAATTTTCCTCCACatatattatctatctatcttcacctTCGCCGGGGCAAGCCCCGCGAAGGTGAAGCTCACCCTCCAGCTTCGGGGAGGGTGCTGGCGAACCTCCTCACGGAAGGTGGCCGTCTTCACCTTCCAGGAGGCGTCTGGCCACGTCTCTTCCCATGCCCTgctggacctggagtacctcttcaggtgcagcAGCAAGCCAGGTGCCGGCGCTATGCAGATCAAAATCTGCGTGGTGCTGCGCTGCGGCGGGAAACGCGTGGCCCGCGCTGACCTGGAAGAGTTTCTCGGCCAGCTGACGCGGGGTGGCCGCCTCGACTCTTTCTTCCTGTACATACACGAAGAAAAAGTCGCCCTCCTGCAGGCCAATCAGCCAATTACGGACCCAGGTACGGAATGGCTTTTTGAGGGAGAGTcacgacgcacacacacaatggTGAAGGCTGCGACtcatgaagaaaatgatgatactAACGAACTGGAAGACTGTACTGACGAACACTACGAAGAATGGAAGGCTTACCTCGAGAAGGTATTCTCCgttgaggatgatggtgatgcagacgaggtgacctccgagttgcgggaagcctccgatgctggaaagggagcagacgaggtgacctccgagttgcgggaagcctccgatgctggaaagggagcagacgag GTGatctccgagttgcgggaagcctccgatgctggaaagggagcagacgag GTGatctccgagttgcgggaagcctccgatgctggaaagggagcagacgaggtgacctccgagttgcgggaagcctccgatgctggaaagggagcagacgaggtgacctccgagttgcgggaagcctccgatgctggaaagggagcagacgaggtgatctccgagttgcgggaagcctccgatgctggaaagggagcagacgaggtgatctccgagttgcgggaagcctccgatgcagggaagGAAGCAGCACGCGAGGCGACGTCCCCAGACCAGGAAGTTCCTCATCCAGGCGAGTCCTCTGCACCAGAGACAGTctctgccacccccgccactgcctctcaCGCTTACCGCAGCCTGGCTGTGCCTCATAGATTCATCAGCCGCCTTGCAGGCCCCGAGGACCGCCACCTCGATGATCTGCGGCGGGGCTATGGGGTACAAATCACGCGGATTAAGCGAACCCTTCATGTGAAGGGCCACAAAGACTCAGTTCTGAAGTGCCATAACTTCATTCGTGCCAAAATAGCTGAGTGGCGGAGGTGCGAGGCCGCTGAGGCTCATTAA
- the LOC126985539 gene encoding uncharacterized protein LOC126985539 isoform X47, with the protein MAIFLHIYYLSIFTFAGASPAKVKLTLQLRGGCWRTSSRKVAVFTFQEASGHVSSHALLDLEYLFRCSSKPGAGAMQIKICVVLRCGGKRVARADLEEFLGQLTRGGRLDSFFLYIHEEKVALLQANQPITDPGTEWLFEGESRRTHTMVKAATHEENDDTNELEDCTDEHYEEWKAYLEKVFSVEDDGDADEVTSELREASDAGKGADEVISELREASDAGKGADEVISELREASDAGKGADEVISELREASDAGKGADEVTSELREASDAGKGADEVTSELREASDAGKGADEVISELREASDAGKGADEVISELREASDAGKEAAREATSPDQEVPHPGESSAPETVSATPATASHAYRSLAVPHRFISRLAGPEDRHLDDLRRGYGVQITRIKRTLHVKGHKDSVLKCHNFIRAKIAEWRRCEAAEAH; encoded by the exons ATGGCAATTTTCCTCCACatatattatctatctatcttcacctTCGCCGGGGCAAGCCCCGCGAAGGTGAAGCTCACCCTCCAGCTTCGGGGAGGGTGCTGGCGAACCTCCTCACGGAAGGTGGCCGTCTTCACCTTCCAGGAGGCGTCTGGCCACGTCTCTTCCCATGCCCTgctggacctggagtacctcttcaggtgcagcAGCAAGCCAGGTGCCGGCGCTATGCAGATCAAAATCTGCGTGGTGCTGCGCTGCGGCGGGAAACGCGTGGCCCGCGCTGACCTGGAAGAGTTTCTCGGCCAGCTGACGCGGGGTGGCCGCCTCGACTCTTTCTTCCTGTACATACACGAAGAAAAAGTCGCCCTCCTGCAGGCCAATCAGCCAATTACGGACCCAGGTACGGAATGGCTTTTTGAGGGAGAGTcacgacgcacacacacaatggTGAAGGCTGCGACtcatgaagaaaatgatgatactAACGAACTGGAAGACTGTACTGACGAACACTACGAAGAATGGAAGGCTTACCTCGAGAAGGTATTCTCCgttgaggatgatggtgatgcagacgaggtgacctccgagttgcgggaagcctccgatgctggaaagggagcagacgag gtgatctccgagttgcgggaagcctccgatgctggaaagggagcagacgag GTGatctccgagttgcgggaagcctccgatgctggaaagggagcagacgag GTGatctccgagttgcgggaagcctccgatgctggaaagggagcagacgaggtgacctccgagttgcgggaagcctccgatgctggaaagggagcagacgaggtgacctccgagttgcgggaagcctccgatgctggaaagggagcagacgaggtgatctccgagttgcgggaagcctccgatgctggaaagggagcagacgaggtgatctccgagttgcgggaagcctccgatgcagggaagGAAGCAGCACGCGAGGCGACGTCCCCAGACCAGGAAGTTCCTCATCCAGGCGAGTCCTCTGCACCAGAGACAGTctctgccacccccgccactgcctctcaCGCTTACCGCAGCCTGGCTGTGCCTCATAGATTCATCAGCCGCCTTGCAGGCCCCGAGGACCGCCACCTCGATGATCTGCGGCGGGGCTATGGGGTACAAATCACGCGGATTAAGCGAACCCTTCATGTGAAGGGCCACAAAGACTCAGTTCTGAAGTGCCATAACTTCATTCGTGCCAAAATAGCTGAGTGGCGGAGGTGCGAGGCCGCTGAGGCTCATTAA
- the LOC126985539 gene encoding uncharacterized protein LOC126985539 isoform X10, translating to MAIFLHIYYLSIFTFAGASPAKVKLTLQLRGGCWRTSSRKVAVFTFQEASGHVSSHALLDLEYLFRCSSKPGAGAMQIKICVVLRCGGKRVARADLEEFLGQLTRGGRLDSFFLYIHEEKVALLQANQPITDPGTEWLFEGESRRTHTMVKAATHEENDDTNELEDCTDEHYEEWKAYLEKVFSVEDDGDADEVTSELREASDAGKGADEVTSELREASDAGKGADEVISELREASDAGKGADEVISELREASDAGKGAEEVTSELREASDAGKGADEVISELREASDAGKGADEVISELREASDAGKGADEVISELREASDAGKGADEVTSELREASDAGKGADEVISELREASDAGKGADEVISELREASDAGKGADEVISELREASDAGKGADEVTSELREASDAGKGADEVTSELREASDAGKGADEVISELREASDAGKGADEVISELREASDAGKEAAREATSPDQEVPHPGESSAPETVSATPATASHAYRSLAVPHRFISRLAGPEDRHLDDLRRGYGVQITRIKRTLHVKGHKDSVLKCHNFIRAKIAEWRRCEAAEAH from the exons ATGGCAATTTTCCTCCACatatattatctatctatcttcacctTCGCCGGGGCAAGCCCCGCGAAGGTGAAGCTCACCCTCCAGCTTCGGGGAGGGTGCTGGCGAACCTCCTCACGGAAGGTGGCCGTCTTCACCTTCCAGGAGGCGTCTGGCCACGTCTCTTCCCATGCCCTgctggacctggagtacctcttcaggtgcagcAGCAAGCCAGGTGCCGGCGCTATGCAGATCAAAATCTGCGTGGTGCTGCGCTGCGGCGGGAAACGCGTGGCCCGCGCTGACCTGGAAGAGTTTCTCGGCCAGCTGACGCGGGGTGGCCGCCTCGACTCTTTCTTCCTGTACATACACGAAGAAAAAGTCGCCCTCCTGCAGGCCAATCAGCCAATTACGGACCCAGGTACGGAATGGCTTTTTGAGGGAGAGTcacgacgcacacacacaatggTGAAGGCTGCGACtcatgaagaaaatgatgatactAACGAACTGGAAGACTGTACTGACGAACACTACGAAGAATGGAAGGCTTACCTCGAGAAGGTATTCTCCgttgaggatgatggtgatgcagacgaggtgacctccgagttgcgggaagcctccgatgctggaaagggagcagacgaggtgacctccgagttgcgggaagcctccgatgctggaaagggagcagacgag GTGatctccgagttgcgggaagcctccgatgctggaaagggagcagacgaggtgatctccgagttgcgggaagcctccgatgctggaAAGGGAGCAgaagaggtgacctccgagttgcgggaagcctccgatgctggaaagggagcagacgag GTGatctccgagttgcgggaagcctccgatgctggaaagggagcagacgaggtgatctccgagttgcgggaagcctccgatgctggaaagggagcagacgag GTGatctccgagttgcgggaagcctccgatgctggaaagggagcagacgaggtgacctccgagttgcgggaagcctccgatgctggaAAGGGAGCAGACG AGGTGatctccgagttgcgggaagcctccgatgctggaaagggagcagacgaggtgatctccgagttgcgggaagcctccgatgctggaaagggagcagacgag GTGatctccgagttgcgggaagcctccgatgctggaaagggagcagacgaggtgacctccgagttgcgggaagcctccgatgctggaaagggagcagacgaggtgacctccgagttgcgggaagcctccgatgctggaaagggagcagacgaggtgatctccgagttgcgggaagcctccgatgctggaaagggagcagacgaggtgatctccgagttgcgggaagcctccgatgcagggaagGAAGCAGCACGCGAGGCGACGTCCCCAGACCAGGAAGTTCCTCATCCAGGCGAGTCCTCTGCACCAGAGACAGTctctgccacccccgccactgcctctcaCGCTTACCGCAGCCTGGCTGTGCCTCATAGATTCATCAGCCGCCTTGCAGGCCCCGAGGACCGCCACCTCGATGATCTGCGGCGGGGCTATGGGGTACAAATCACGCGGATTAAGCGAACCCTTCATGTGAAGGGCCACAAAGACTCAGTTCTGAAGTGCCATAACTTCATTCGTGCCAAAATAGCTGAGTGGCGGAGGTGCGAGGCCGCTGAGGCTCATTAA
- the LOC126985539 gene encoding uncharacterized protein LOC126985539 isoform X12 has product MAIFLHIYYLSIFTFAGASPAKVKLTLQLRGGCWRTSSRKVAVFTFQEASGHVSSHALLDLEYLFRCSSKPGAGAMQIKICVVLRCGGKRVARADLEEFLGQLTRGGRLDSFFLYIHEEKVALLQANQPITDPGTEWLFEGESRRTHTMVKAATHEENDDTNELEDCTDEHYEEWKAYLEKVFSVEDDGDADEVTSELREASDAGKGADEVTSELREASDAGKGADEVISELREASDAGKGADEVISELREASDAGKGAEEVTSELREASDAGKGADEVTSELREASDAGKGADEVTSELREASDAGKGADEVISELREASDAGKGADEVISELREASDAGKGADEVISELREASDAGKGADEVTSELREASDAGKGADEVISELREASDAGKGADEVISELREASDAGKGADEVISELREASDAGKGADEVTSELREASDAGKGADEVISELREASDAGKEAAREATSPDQEVPHPGESSAPETVSATPATASHAYRSLAVPHRFISRLAGPEDRHLDDLRRGYGVQITRIKRTLHVKGHKDSVLKCHNFIRAKIAEWRRCEAAEAH; this is encoded by the exons ATGGCAATTTTCCTCCACatatattatctatctatcttcacctTCGCCGGGGCAAGCCCCGCGAAGGTGAAGCTCACCCTCCAGCTTCGGGGAGGGTGCTGGCGAACCTCCTCACGGAAGGTGGCCGTCTTCACCTTCCAGGAGGCGTCTGGCCACGTCTCTTCCCATGCCCTgctggacctggagtacctcttcaggtgcagcAGCAAGCCAGGTGCCGGCGCTATGCAGATCAAAATCTGCGTGGTGCTGCGCTGCGGCGGGAAACGCGTGGCCCGCGCTGACCTGGAAGAGTTTCTCGGCCAGCTGACGCGGGGTGGCCGCCTCGACTCTTTCTTCCTGTACATACACGAAGAAAAAGTCGCCCTCCTGCAGGCCAATCAGCCAATTACGGACCCAGGTACGGAATGGCTTTTTGAGGGAGAGTcacgacgcacacacacaatggTGAAGGCTGCGACtcatgaagaaaatgatgatactAACGAACTGGAAGACTGTACTGACGAACACTACGAAGAATGGAAGGCTTACCTCGAGAAGGTATTCTCCgttgaggatgatggtgatgcagacgaggtgacctccgagttgcgggaagcctccgatgctggaaagggagcagacgaggtgacctccgagttgcgggaagcctccgatgctggaaagggagcagacgag GTGatctccgagttgcgggaagcctccgatgctggaaagggagcagacgaggtgatctccgagttgcgggaagcctccgatgctggaAAGGGAGCAgaagaggtgacctccgagttgcgggaagcctccgatgctggaaagggagcagacgaggtgacctccgagttgcgggaagcctccgatgctggaaagggagcagacgaggtgacctccgagttgcgggaagcctccgatgctggaaagggagcagacgag GTGatctccgagttgcgggaagcctccgatgctggaaagggagcagacgaggtgatctccgagttgcgggaagcctccgatgctggaaagggagcagacgag GTGatctccgagttgcgggaagcctccgatgctggaaagggagcagacgaggtgacctccgagttgcgggaagcctccgatgctggaAAGGGAGCAGACG AGGTGatctccgagttgcgggaagcctccgatgctggaaagggagcagacgaggtgatctccgagttgcgggaagcctccgatgctggaaagggagcagacgag GTGatctccgagttgcgggaagcctccgatgctggaaagggagcagacgaggtgacctccgagttgcgggaagcctccgatgctggaaagggagcagacgag gtgatctccgagttgcgggaagcctccgatgcagggaagGAAGCAGCACGCGAGGCGACGTCCCCAGACCAGGAAGTTCCTCATCCAGGCGAGTCCTCTGCACCAGAGACAGTctctgccacccccgccactgcctctcaCGCTTACCGCAGCCTGGCTGTGCCTCATAGATTCATCAGCCGCCTTGCAGGCCCCGAGGACCGCCACCTCGATGATCTGCGGCGGGGCTATGGGGTACAAATCACGCGGATTAAGCGAACCCTTCATGTGAAGGGCCACAAAGACTCAGTTCTGAAGTGCCATAACTTCATTCGTGCCAAAATAGCTGAGTGGCGGAGGTGCGAGGCCGCTGAGGCTCATTAA
- the LOC126985539 gene encoding BICD family-like cargo adapter 2 isoform X32 has translation MAIFLHIYYLSIFTFAGASPAKVKLTLQLRGGCWRTSSRKVAVFTFQEASGHVSSHALLDLEYLFRCSSKPGAGAMQIKICVVLRCGGKRVARADLEEFLGQLTRGGRLDSFFLYIHEEKVALLQANQPITDPGTEWLFEGESRRTHTMVKAATHEENDDTNELEDCTDEHYEEWKAYLEKVFSVEDDGDADEVTSELREASDAGKGADEVTSELREASDAGKGADEVISELREASDAGKGADEVISELREASDAGKGAEEVTSELREASDAGKGADEVTSELREASDAGKGADEVTSELREASDAGKGADEVTSELREASDAGKGADEVTSELREASDAGKGADEVISELREASDAGKGADEVISELREASDAGKEAAREATSPDQEVPHPGESSAPETVSATPATASHAYRSLAVPHRFISRLAGPEDRHLDDLRRGYGVQITRIKRTLHVKGHKDSVLKCHNFIRAKIAEWRRCEAAEAH, from the exons ATGGCAATTTTCCTCCACatatattatctatctatcttcacctTCGCCGGGGCAAGCCCCGCGAAGGTGAAGCTCACCCTCCAGCTTCGGGGAGGGTGCTGGCGAACCTCCTCACGGAAGGTGGCCGTCTTCACCTTCCAGGAGGCGTCTGGCCACGTCTCTTCCCATGCCCTgctggacctggagtacctcttcaggtgcagcAGCAAGCCAGGTGCCGGCGCTATGCAGATCAAAATCTGCGTGGTGCTGCGCTGCGGCGGGAAACGCGTGGCCCGCGCTGACCTGGAAGAGTTTCTCGGCCAGCTGACGCGGGGTGGCCGCCTCGACTCTTTCTTCCTGTACATACACGAAGAAAAAGTCGCCCTCCTGCAGGCCAATCAGCCAATTACGGACCCAGGTACGGAATGGCTTTTTGAGGGAGAGTcacgacgcacacacacaatggTGAAGGCTGCGACtcatgaagaaaatgatgatactAACGAACTGGAAGACTGTACTGACGAACACTACGAAGAATGGAAGGCTTACCTCGAGAAGGTATTCTCCgttgaggatgatggtgatgcagacgaggtgacctccgagttgcgggaagcctccgatgctggaaagggagcagacgaggtgacctccgagttgcgggaagcctccgatgctggaaagggagcagacgag GTGatctccgagttgcgggaagcctccgatgctggaaagggagcagacgaggtgatctccgagttgcgggaagcctccgatgctggaAAGGGAGCAgaagaggtgacctccgagttgcgggaagcctccgatgctggaaagggagcagacgaggtgacctccgagttgcgggaagcctccgatgctggaaagggagcagacgaggtgacctccgagttgcgggaagcctccgatgctggaaagggagcagacgag gtgacctccgagttgcgggaagcctccgatgctggaaagggagcagacgaggtgacctccgagttgcgggaagcctccgatgctggaaagggagcagacgaggtgatctccgagttgcgggaagcctccgatgctggaaagggagcagacgaggtgatctccgagttgcgggaagcctccgatgcagggaagGAAGCAGCACGCGAGGCGACGTCCCCAGACCAGGAAGTTCCTCATCCAGGCGAGTCCTCTGCACCAGAGACAGTctctgccacccccgccactgcctctcaCGCTTACCGCAGCCTGGCTGTGCCTCATAGATTCATCAGCCGCCTTGCAGGCCCCGAGGACCGCCACCTCGATGATCTGCGGCGGGGCTATGGGGTACAAATCACGCGGATTAAGCGAACCCTTCATGTGAAGGGCCACAAAGACTCAGTTCTGAAGTGCCATAACTTCATTCGTGCCAAAATAGCTGAGTGGCGGAGGTGCGAGGCCGCTGAGGCTCATTAA